In Ferribacterium limneticum, a genomic segment contains:
- the ccoG gene encoding cytochrome c oxidase accessory protein CcoG: MAEQSPRKIINIKPVVDPDAKVYPRSISGPYTRWRWVFVWLTQIIFYGLCWLPWHGRQAVLFDIDTRKFYFFDLVLWPQDTIYLVLLMILGAFTLFLFTAVAGRLWCGYTCPQTVYTEIFLWFEKMIEGERPQRIKLDAAPWSARKVALKSAKHATWLLFSLWTGITFVGYFMPIRDLVNDLITLSPGAWSAFWVVFYAFATYGNAGFLRDQMCRQICPYARFQFVMFDPDTLIIAYDTARGDARGPRAKGADPKALGLGDCVDCGICVQVCPTGIDIRNGLQNECIGCAACIDACDQVMDKMNYPRGLIRYSTENAVTMRYTTMEIIRRAARPRVIIYTAILVALTTAMAWSLATRIPLKVNVLKDRNVLSREADDGSIENAYRLQIMNTGDQTRKFTISIGGIDGARLASNSEITVPGGEIGTQTAIVSAEPGATPSGAAPITFSVADVADPKVAVTESSKFWMP, from the coding sequence ATGGCCGAGCAGTCCCCGCGAAAAATCATCAACATCAAGCCCGTTGTCGATCCCGACGCCAAGGTTTACCCCCGTTCGATCAGCGGCCCCTACACCCGCTGGCGCTGGGTTTTCGTCTGGCTGACCCAGATCATTTTCTACGGCCTGTGCTGGCTGCCCTGGCACGGTCGGCAGGCCGTGCTGTTCGACATCGACACCCGCAAGTTCTATTTCTTCGACCTCGTTCTCTGGCCGCAGGACACGATTTATCTCGTCCTGCTCATGATCCTCGGCGCCTTCACGCTCTTCCTGTTTACCGCCGTGGCCGGGCGATTGTGGTGCGGCTATACCTGCCCGCAGACGGTCTATACCGAGATTTTCCTGTGGTTCGAGAAGATGATCGAGGGTGAGCGCCCACAACGCATCAAGCTCGATGCCGCGCCGTGGTCGGCCCGTAAAGTTGCCCTCAAGAGCGCCAAGCACGCGACGTGGCTGCTCTTTTCGCTATGGACCGGGATCACTTTCGTCGGCTATTTCATGCCGATCCGCGACCTGGTCAATGACCTGATCACGCTCTCGCCCGGTGCCTGGTCGGCCTTCTGGGTCGTCTTCTACGCCTTCGCCACTTATGGCAACGCCGGTTTCCTGCGCGACCAGATGTGCCGGCAGATCTGCCCCTACGCCCGCTTCCAGTTCGTCATGTTCGACCCCGACACGCTGATCATCGCCTACGACACGGCGCGCGGCGATGCACGCGGCCCGCGCGCCAAGGGGGCCGATCCGAAGGCCCTCGGGCTCGGCGACTGCGTCGATTGCGGCATCTGCGTCCAGGTCTGCCCGACCGGCATCGATATTCGCAACGGTCTGCAGAACGAGTGCATCGGCTGCGCCGCCTGCATTGATGCCTGCGATCAGGTGATGGACAAGATGAATTACCCACGAGGCCTGATCCGTTATTCGACCGAAAACGCCGTCACCATGCGCTACACGACGATGGAAATCATTCGCCGCGCCGCCCGGCCGCGGGTCATCATTTACACGGCGATCCTCGTCGCGCTGACCACGGCCATGGCCTGGTCGCTTGCCACGCGGATTCCGCTGAAAGTCAATGTCCTGAAAGACCGCAACGTACTGTCACGCGAAGCCGATGACGGCTCGATCGAAAACGCCTATCGCCTGCAGATCATGAATACCGGCGATCAGACGCGCAAATTCACGATCAGCATCGGCGGCATCGACGGCGCGCGACTGGCCAGCAACAGCGAAATCACCGTTCCGGGTGGCGAGATCGGCACCCAGACAGCCATCGTCAGCGCCGAGCCGGGGGCCACGCCGTCGGGCGCGGCGCCGAT
- a CDS encoding RrF2 family transcriptional regulator, protein MRLSTFSDYSLRVLMYLGGQSDRLVTIAEIAAVHDISKAHLMKVVHQLGLNGHIETLRGKGGGIRLARSPGEIVVGKVIRQSEGDFALAECFAGHSACRIQGGCGLPSILNEALSAMFLVLDGYTLADLLRTPHGLMGFVDSAVAKD, encoded by the coding sequence ATGCGCCTGAGTACCTTTTCCGATTACAGCCTGCGCGTCCTGATGTATCTCGGCGGGCAAAGCGACCGGCTGGTCACCATCGCCGAGATTGCCGCGGTCCACGACATCTCGAAAGCCCACCTCATGAAAGTGGTGCACCAGCTCGGTCTGAACGGCCACATCGAGACCTTGCGCGGCAAGGGCGGCGGTATCCGGCTAGCCCGTTCGCCCGGCGAGATCGTTGTTGGCAAAGTGATCCGGCAGTCCGAAGGCGATTTCGCGCTGGCTGAGTGCTTTGCCGGCCATTCCGCCTGCCGGATTCAGGGGGGCTGTGGCTTGCCGAGTATTCTCAATGAGGCGTTGAGTGCCATGTTTCTGGTGCTGGATGGCTATACGTTGGCGGATTTATTGCGGACGCCGCATGGGCTGATGGGGTTTGTTGATTCGGCTGTTGCCAAGGATTGA
- a CDS encoding 2-hydroxymuconic semialdehyde dehydrogenase: MQLIKNFINGEFVEGSEGKTFEKRSPLDNKVIAHVSEAGKADVDAAVRAAHAARNGVWGGLTTDQRVDLLYGVADEITRRFEDFVAAEMADTGQPNHVMRHVFIPRGAANFKVFADVVKNVPSESFQMATPDGAGALNYAIRVPKGVVGVISPWNAPFLLMTWKVGPALACGNTVVVKPSEETPLTTTLLGEVMNTVGIPKGVFNVIQGFGPNSAGEFLTRHPLVDAITFTGETRTGTAIMKAAAEGMRDVSFELGGKNAGIVFADADFDAAVDGIFRSAFLNSGQVCLGTERVYVERPIFERFVQALKLKAEAVKFGRPDDKNANYGPLISAEHKQKVMSYYAKAAAEGANVVTGGGVPTMPADLADGHWVQPTIWTGLPETTSVVREEVFGPCCHISPFDSEDEVINKANANDYGLATTIWTTNLARAHRVAARIEVGITWINSWFLRDLRTAFGGSKQSGIGREGGVHSLEFYTETRNICVKL; this comes from the coding sequence GTGCAGCTGATCAAGAATTTCATCAACGGTGAGTTTGTCGAGGGAAGCGAAGGCAAGACCTTCGAGAAGCGTTCTCCACTCGACAACAAAGTCATTGCGCACGTTTCCGAGGCCGGCAAGGCCGACGTCGACGCCGCCGTGCGCGCCGCCCACGCTGCCCGCAATGGCGTCTGGGGTGGCCTGACCACCGACCAGCGCGTCGATCTGCTTTACGGCGTGGCCGACGAAATCACCCGCCGCTTCGAGGACTTCGTCGCCGCCGAAATGGCCGATACCGGCCAGCCCAACCATGTCATGCGCCATGTTTTCATTCCGCGCGGCGCGGCCAATTTCAAGGTCTTCGCCGACGTCGTCAAGAACGTCCCGAGCGAGTCCTTCCAGATGGCGACGCCGGACGGTGCCGGTGCGTTGAATTACGCCATCCGTGTCCCGAAAGGCGTGGTTGGCGTCATCTCCCCGTGGAATGCGCCTTTCCTGCTGATGACCTGGAAAGTCGGCCCGGCGCTGGCCTGCGGCAACACCGTCGTCGTCAAACCGTCCGAAGAAACGCCGCTGACCACCACGCTGCTCGGCGAAGTGATGAACACCGTTGGTATTCCGAAAGGTGTCTTCAATGTCATCCAGGGTTTCGGCCCGAATTCGGCTGGCGAATTTTTGACCCGGCATCCGCTGGTCGATGCCATCACCTTCACCGGAGAAACGCGCACCGGCACGGCGATCATGAAGGCCGCCGCCGAAGGCATGCGCGATGTGTCCTTCGAGCTCGGCGGCAAGAATGCCGGCATCGTTTTCGCTGATGCTGACTTCGATGCAGCGGTCGACGGCATTTTCCGCTCGGCTTTCCTCAATTCCGGGCAGGTCTGCCTGGGCACCGAGCGCGTTTATGTCGAGCGGCCGATTTTCGAGCGCTTTGTCCAGGCGCTCAAGCTCAAGGCCGAAGCCGTCAAGTTCGGCCGTCCGGATGACAAGAATGCCAACTACGGCCCGCTGATCAGCGCCGAGCACAAGCAGAAGGTCATGTCCTACTACGCCAAGGCGGCGGCCGAAGGCGCCAATGTCGTGACCGGCGGGGGAGTGCCGACCATGCCGGCCGATCTGGCTGATGGCCACTGGGTGCAGCCGACCATCTGGACCGGCCTGCCGGAAACGACATCGGTCGTGCGTGAAGAAGTTTTCGGGCCGTGCTGCCACATCAGCCCCTTCGACAGCGAAGACGAAGTCATCAACAAGGCCAACGCCAACGACTACGGTCTGGCGACGACGATCTGGACGACCAACCTGGCCCGCGCCCACCGTGTCGCGGCGCGTATCGAAGTCGGCATCACGTGGATCAATAGCTGGTTCCTGCGTGATTTGCGCACAGCATTCGGTGGCTCCAAGCAGTCCGGCATCGGGCGTGAAGGCGGTGTGCACTCGCTCGAGTTCTACACCGAGACAAGAAACATTTGCGTGAAGCTCTGA
- the dmpE gene encoding 2-oxopent-4-enoate hydratase, whose product MDQQKITAYGDELYEAWLACRPVRPLLEREPEITIEDAYQIQERFVARRVQAGETIIGKKIGATSKPVQDFLGVYQPDFGMLLSGMVYQEGDTIDLATLIQPKAEAELAFVLKADLEGPGITAMDVIRATDYVLPCFEIVDSRITDWKIKIQDTVADNASCGVYVLGKTKGDPRKLDITLAGMVLEKNGELFSTGVGAAVQGSPANAVAWLANTLGELGIPFKAGEVILSGSQSALVPVVDGDELVCTVGGLGTCSVKFAGRSKA is encoded by the coding sequence ATGGACCAACAAAAGATAACCGCCTACGGCGACGAGCTCTACGAAGCTTGGCTCGCCTGCCGCCCGGTGCGCCCGCTGCTCGAACGCGAGCCGGAAATCACGATTGAAGACGCCTACCAGATTCAGGAACGTTTCGTTGCCCGCCGCGTGCAGGCTGGCGAGACGATCATCGGCAAGAAAATCGGGGCGACCAGCAAGCCGGTGCAGGATTTTCTCGGCGTTTATCAGCCCGACTTCGGCATGCTGCTCTCGGGCATGGTCTATCAGGAAGGCGACACCATCGATCTCGCCACGCTGATCCAGCCCAAGGCCGAGGCCGAACTGGCCTTCGTCCTTAAGGCAGACCTGGAAGGCCCAGGCATCACGGCGATGGATGTCATCCGCGCCACCGATTACGTGCTGCCCTGTTTTGAGATCGTCGATTCGCGCATCACCGACTGGAAGATCAAGATTCAGGACACCGTCGCTGACAACGCTTCCTGCGGTGTTTACGTGCTGGGCAAAACCAAGGGTGACCCGCGCAAGCTGGACATCACGCTGGCCGGCATGGTGCTGGAGAAGAATGGCGAACTGTTCTCGACCGGCGTCGGCGCTGCCGTGCAGGGCTCGCCGGCCAATGCCGTTGCCTGGTTGGCCAATACGCTGGGTGAGTTGGGCATTCCCTTCAAGGCCGGCGAGGTGATTCTCTCCGGTTCGCAATCGGCCCTCGTGCCGGTCGTCGATGGCGACGAACTGGTGTGCACGGTCGGCGGCCTCGGCACCTGCTCGGTCAAATTCGCCGGAAGGAGCAAAGCATGA
- the dmpH gene encoding 2-oxo-3-hexenedioate decarboxylase yields the protein MSMDFTLGRDAIARLCDRVEAAQQGAYAIPKLTDDYPNMTIGDGYAVQLELRRRFIAQGHRQVGWKAGLTSKAKMIQMGVNVPSIGFLTDRMARPESSAIKTSDLVHPRVECEVAFVMKKGLKGPGCTRQDVLDATDYVLPAVEIIDSRFSGFKFDLPSVVADNGSSARFVGGGRARYPADIDLRTLGVVMEKNGEIATLGASAAVLGHPAEAIAMLVNILAELGEELPAGSFVMSGGITEAIPVKPGDSIVARFQELGSVSMRFIE from the coding sequence ATGAGCATGGACTTCACACTCGGCCGCGACGCCATCGCCCGCCTGTGCGATCGCGTCGAGGCTGCGCAGCAGGGCGCCTACGCCATTCCCAAGCTGACCGACGACTACCCGAACATGACCATCGGCGACGGCTACGCCGTGCAGCTCGAACTGCGTCGCCGCTTCATCGCCCAGGGGCACCGGCAGGTCGGCTGGAAAGCCGGCCTGACCTCGAAAGCCAAGATGATCCAGATGGGCGTCAATGTGCCATCCATCGGCTTCCTGACTGACCGCATGGCGCGTCCGGAAAGCTCGGCCATCAAGACCTCCGATCTGGTCCACCCGCGCGTCGAGTGTGAAGTCGCCTTTGTCATGAAGAAGGGGCTCAAAGGCCCGGGCTGCACGCGGCAGGATGTGCTCGATGCCACCGACTACGTGCTGCCGGCGGTCGAAATCATCGACTCGCGCTTCTCCGGCTTCAAGTTCGATCTGCCCAGTGTCGTCGCCGACAACGGTTCTTCGGCCCGCTTTGTGGGTGGTGGCCGCGCCCGTTATCCGGCCGATATCGACCTGCGCACGCTCGGCGTCGTGATGGAGAAGAACGGCGAGATCGCCACCCTTGGCGCCTCGGCCGCCGTGCTCGGCCATCCGGCCGAAGCCATCGCCATGCTGGTCAATATCCTCGCCGAACTGGGCGAGGAATTGCCAGCTGGCAGCTTCGTCATGAGCGGCGGCATCACCGAAGCCATTCCGGTCAAGCCGGGCGACAGCATCGTGGCGCGCTTCCAGGAGCTGGGCAGCGTATCCATGCGTTTTATTGAATAG
- a CDS encoding tautomerase family protein produces MPIIEMHLLAGRSVEKKRKAVAAMTAALVDTLEVRPDQVRILITEHNDEQFAVGGQMVGQRNETT; encoded by the coding sequence ATGCCCATCATCGAAATGCACCTGCTGGCTGGCCGCAGCGTGGAAAAAAAGCGCAAAGCCGTTGCTGCCATGACTGCCGCTTTGGTTGACACGTTGGAGGTCAGGCCGGACCAGGTACGCATCCTGATTACCGAACATAACGACGAACAGTTCGCGGTTGGTGGCCAGATGGTCGGCCAGCGCAACGAAACCACCTGA
- a CDS encoding acetaldehyde dehydrogenase (acetylating) yields MKKIRCALIGSGNIGTDLIYKIQRSPFLEPVWMVGIDPESEGLARARDMGLKTTAAGVDGLLPHVQEDNIQIAFDATSAYVHAENSRKLNELGVMMIDLTPAAIGPLCVPPVNLKAHAEKVEMNVNMISCAGQATIPIVFAVSRIQAVGYGEIVASLASKSIGPGTRANLDEFTYTTSNAIEVVGGARKGKALAIINPAEPPMMMRNTISCLTDDEPDQAKITESVLEMIKEVQKYVPGYRLVNGPLFDGKRVTVFMEVAGLGDYLPKYAGNLDIMTAAATRTAEMFAQEIIAGTIQLKSPEVA; encoded by the coding sequence ATGAAAAAAATCAGATGCGCGCTGATCGGTTCCGGCAACATCGGCACCGACCTGATCTACAAGATCCAGCGCAGCCCCTTCCTTGAGCCGGTATGGATGGTCGGTATCGACCCGGAATCCGAAGGCCTCGCCCGCGCCCGCGACATGGGCCTGAAAACCACCGCAGCCGGTGTCGATGGCCTGCTGCCGCACGTGCAGGAAGATAATATCCAGATCGCCTTCGATGCGACCAGCGCCTACGTTCACGCCGAAAACTCGCGCAAGCTCAATGAGCTGGGCGTCATGATGATCGACCTGACGCCGGCCGCCATCGGCCCCCTGTGCGTGCCGCCGGTCAACTTGAAGGCGCATGCCGAAAAGGTCGAGATGAACGTGAACATGATTTCGTGCGCCGGCCAGGCGACGATTCCCATCGTCTTCGCCGTCTCGCGCATTCAGGCCGTCGGCTATGGCGAGATCGTTGCCAGCCTGGCCTCGAAGTCGATTGGCCCGGGCACCCGCGCCAATCTCGATGAATTCACCTACACCACCTCGAATGCCATCGAAGTCGTCGGCGGCGCCCGCAAGGGCAAGGCGCTGGCCATCATCAACCCGGCCGAGCCGCCGATGATGATGCGCAACACCATTTCCTGTCTGACCGACGACGAGCCCGACCAAGCAAAGATCACCGAGTCGGTGCTCGAGATGATCAAGGAAGTGCAGAAGTACGTGCCGGGCTACCGGCTGGTTAACGGCCCGCTGTTCGACGGCAAGCGCGTCACGGTCTTCATGGAAGTCGCGGGCCTCGGCGACTACCTGCCCAAGTACGCCGGCAATCTCGACATCATGACCGCAGCCGCGACGCGCACGGCCGAAATGTTCGCCCAGGAAATCATCGCTGGCACCATCCAGCTCAAGTCACCGGAGGTCGCGTAA
- the dmpG gene encoding 4-hydroxy-2-oxovalerate aldolase, producing the protein MSADQNLKGRKIIIHDMSLRDGMHAKREQMSIEQMVTIATALDDAGVPYIQVTHGAGMGGNSLQHGFAPHSNEEYIMAVASRMKQAVVSVLLIPGLGTMKELKSAYDCGARSVHVATHCTEADTSPQHIAFARKLGMDTTGFLMMAHLNTPEGLAQQGKLMESYGAQTVYITDSAGYMLPADVKARVAALRAVLKPETEIGFHGHHNMGMGIANSIAAIEEGASRIDASVAGLGAGAGNTPLEVFAAVCERMGIVTGCDLFKLMDMAEDIIVPMMDHMVRVDRSSLTLGFAGVYSTFLLHAKRAAERFGVPSRDILVELGRKKMIGGQEDMIVDTAMTMAKERGLLKDAAA; encoded by the coding sequence ATGAGCGCCGATCAAAATCTCAAGGGTCGCAAGATCATCATCCACGACATGTCCCTGCGCGACGGCATGCACGCCAAGCGCGAGCAGATGAGCATCGAGCAGATGGTGACCATCGCCACGGCGCTCGACGATGCCGGCGTGCCCTACATTCAGGTTACGCACGGCGCCGGCATGGGCGGCAATTCGTTGCAGCACGGCTTCGCACCGCACAGCAACGAGGAGTACATCATGGCTGTGGCGTCGCGGATGAAACAGGCCGTGGTGTCGGTTCTTCTCATTCCCGGCCTCGGCACGATGAAGGAACTCAAGTCGGCCTACGACTGCGGCGCGCGCAGCGTGCACGTCGCCACCCACTGCACCGAAGCCGACACCTCGCCGCAGCACATCGCCTTCGCCCGCAAGCTGGGCATGGACACCACCGGCTTCCTGATGATGGCCCACCTCAACACGCCGGAAGGCCTGGCCCAGCAGGGCAAACTCATGGAGTCCTACGGGGCGCAGACGGTGTACATCACCGACTCGGCCGGCTACATGCTGCCGGCTGACGTCAAGGCGCGAGTTGCGGCGCTGCGCGCGGTGCTCAAGCCGGAAACCGAAATCGGCTTCCATGGCCACCACAACATGGGTATGGGTATTGCCAATTCCATCGCCGCGATTGAGGAAGGAGCCAGTCGGATTGACGCCTCCGTGGCCGGGCTCGGAGCCGGGGCCGGTAATACGCCGCTCGAAGTCTTTGCCGCGGTGTGCGAGCGCATGGGCATCGTTACCGGTTGCGACCTGTTCAAGCTCATGGACATGGCCGAGGACATCATCGTGCCGATGATGGACCACATGGTTCGTGTCGACCGCTCTTCCCTGACGCTAGGCTTTGCCGGTGTCTATTCGACCTTCCTGCTCCACGCCAAGCGGGCTGCTGAGCGTTTCGGCGTGCCATCGCGTGACATTCTGGTCGAACTGGGCCGCAAGAAAATGATCGGTGGTCAGGAAGACATGATCGTCGATACGGCGATGACCATGGCCAAGGAGCGCGGGCTGCTCAAGGATGCCGCCGCCTGA
- a CDS encoding SDR family oxidoreductase — protein sequence MAEAREWVVVVGATGAFGSVMVERFLARGLGVLAVARSASSLADLAAKNPGLVPCAADISDDAAIEVIKAALPGPVRMVVHGPGVAVGGGVLTIDTKAMIDAVNIKVGGFLRLVRAVDRNLLPNSRLVAIGGHYGFEPTAYAAAAGVGNAALVNVVRQMSLAYGARGITAHLVAPGPADTERLRRVAADRAKMLGTTVEAVMDSMRAESSIGAFTEPGQIAWALEMLLAPEASAMTGSSLMLDSGRRHGLP from the coding sequence ATGGCTGAAGCCAGGGAATGGGTCGTCGTCGTTGGTGCCACCGGTGCTTTCGGCTCGGTCATGGTCGAACGCTTTCTCGCCCGCGGCCTGGGTGTGCTCGCCGTGGCGCGCAGCGCCTCGTCGCTGGCCGATCTGGCCGCGAAGAATCCGGGGCTGGTGCCTTGTGCGGCCGACATTTCGGATGATGCTGCCATCGAGGTCATCAAGGCCGCGTTGCCCGGTCCTGTGCGCATGGTCGTCCATGGCCCCGGCGTGGCGGTGGGGGGCGGCGTGCTGACCATCGACACAAAAGCCATGATCGACGCGGTCAATATAAAGGTTGGCGGCTTCCTGCGGCTGGTGCGTGCGGTCGACCGGAATTTGTTGCCCAATTCGCGACTGGTCGCCATCGGCGGTCATTACGGTTTCGAGCCGACGGCCTATGCCGCCGCGGCCGGCGTCGGTAATGCGGCGCTGGTCAATGTCGTGCGCCAGATGAGCCTGGCCTACGGGGCACGCGGCATCACGGCGCACCTCGTCGCGCCCGGCCCGGCCGATACCGAGCGCTTGCGCCGGGTAGCGGCGGATCGCGCCAAGATGCTTGGCACGACGGTTGAAGCCGTCATGGACAGCATGCGCGCGGAGTCGTCGATTGGCGCTTTCACCGAGCCGGGCCAGATAGCCTGGGCGCTCGAAATGTTGCTGGCGCCGGAGGCCTCGGCAATGACCGGTTCGTCGCTCATGCTCGATTCCGGCCGTCGCCACGGTCTACCGTAA
- a CDS encoding tautomerase family protein — translation MPILNFHLVQGQHAPAQVEALLLKASALFAEVLACPIERIRVFATEHPPQHVCIGGQLVNRHAQVAPYFSFIVLEGRSQADRQRLLAGFTDLVVDILGAPRANVRGGIVPVAPSDWSIGGVLASELRQAEIEARRLTAEAK, via the coding sequence ATGCCGATTCTCAACTTCCATCTCGTCCAGGGGCAGCATGCGCCGGCTCAGGTCGAAGCACTGTTGCTCAAAGCCAGCGCGCTGTTTGCCGAAGTGCTGGCTTGCCCGATCGAGCGCATCCGCGTGTTCGCCACTGAACACCCGCCGCAGCACGTCTGCATCGGTGGCCAACTGGTCAACCGGCACGCGCAGGTCGCGCCGTATTTTTCCTTCATCGTCCTCGAGGGCCGTTCTCAGGCCGACCGCCAGCGTCTACTCGCCGGCTTCACCGATCTCGTCGTCGACATTCTCGGCGCGCCGCGCGCCAATGTGCGCGGCGGTATCGTTCCGGTCGCACCTTCGGACTGGAGTATCGGTGGCGTACTGGCCAGCGAGTTGCGGCAGGCTGAAATCGAGGCGCGCCGCCTGACTGCCGAAGCAAAGTAA
- a CDS encoding NAD(P)H-dependent oxidoreductase — protein MKILIVHAHYEAKSFNSALKDLAVKTLTEAGHEVRVSDLYAMNWNPVASQADFAEPTNPDYCVYALEQRKGFESGSIAPDIQAEIAKVDWCDLLIFNFPIFWFSVPAILKGWIDRVFVSGHFYGGKRFYDQGGMRSKRAMLALSLGGQPHMFGPEAIHGEMDTLLRPIMRGALAYCGFTVLPPYVAYHVPYVSPEARQAMLDDYRERLLHLDDLTPVCFPRLDDFDDRLYPKNNERSSILEKT, from the coding sequence ATGAAAATACTGATCGTCCACGCCCACTACGAGGCCAAGTCCTTCAACAGCGCGCTCAAAGACTTGGCGGTCAAAACGCTGACCGAGGCCGGCCACGAGGTCCGGGTTTCCGACCTCTATGCGATGAACTGGAACCCCGTCGCCTCCCAGGCCGATTTCGCCGAGCCGACCAATCCGGACTATTGCGTCTATGCGCTGGAACAACGCAAGGGCTTCGAGTCAGGCAGCATCGCCCCGGATATTCAGGCCGAAATCGCCAAGGTCGACTGGTGCGACCTGCTGATCTTCAATTTCCCCATTTTCTGGTTCTCGGTGCCGGCCATTCTGAAAGGCTGGATCGACCGCGTTTTCGTTTCCGGCCACTTCTACGGCGGCAAGCGTTTCTACGACCAGGGCGGCATGCGCAGCAAGCGGGCCATGCTGGCGCTGTCGCTCGGCGGCCAGCCGCACATGTTCGGGCCCGAGGCCATCCACGGCGAAATGGACACCCTGCTGCGCCCCATCATGCGCGGCGCGCTGGCCTATTGCGGCTTCACCGTGTTGCCACCCTACGTCGCCTATCACGTACCCTACGTTTCACCCGAAGCGCGGCAGGCGATGCTTGACGATTATCGGGAACGTCTGCTCCATCTCGACGATCTCACCCCTGTCTGCTTTCCCCGTCTGGACGATTTCGACGACCGGCTTTACCCCAAGAACAACGAGCGCAGCTCAATCCTGGAGAAGACATGA
- the gstA gene encoding glutathione transferase GstA: MKLYYATGACSLSPHIVLNELGLPYELVRVELSTHLTADGRDYTAINPKGYVPALELDDGQLLTEGPAIVQYLADQKPSAGLLPPAGTLERARVQEWLTFIGTELHKNFSPLFNPNASAEGKAAALSNIERRFGFVEKALAGRDYLTGANFCVADAYLFTVVNWTKFVKIDLAPWPTLAAFHQRVMARPAVQTALREEGLI, encoded by the coding sequence ATGAAACTTTATTACGCTACGGGAGCCTGCTCCCTTTCGCCGCACATCGTGCTCAACGAACTAGGCCTGCCCTACGAATTGGTCCGGGTCGAATTGTCCACCCACCTGACCGCCGATGGCCGCGATTACACGGCGATTAATCCCAAGGGCTACGTGCCGGCCCTCGAGCTGGACGACGGCCAGCTGCTCACCGAAGGCCCGGCCATCGTCCAGTATCTGGCCGACCAGAAGCCGTCGGCCGGGCTGCTGCCGCCAGCTGGAACGCTCGAACGGGCAAGGGTGCAGGAGTGGCTGACCTTCATCGGCACCGAACTGCACAAGAATTTCAGCCCGCTGTTCAATCCGAATGCTTCGGCCGAGGGGAAAGCGGCAGCTTTGAGCAATATCGAACGGCGGTTTGGTTTTGTTGAAAAGGCGCTGGCCGGTCGCGACTACCTGACCGGGGCAAATTTCTGCGTGGCCGATGCCTACCTTTTTACAGTGGTTAACTGGACCAAATTCGTCAAGATCGATCTGGCCCCCTGGCCGACGCTAGCGGCTTTTCATCAGCGGGTTATGGCGCGGCCGGCGGTGCAGACGGCGCTGCGGGAGGAGGGGCTGATTTAG